GGCGATCAGCTCCTGGGGCAGGTCGTAGTAAAAATCACTGGTCTTCATGTTGCTTCCTTCTCGTTACCGGACACGGATGCCGGTGAAATAAAATTCCAAAATGTCGATGTAGTCGTGGCCCTGCTCCGCCATGGCCCTGGCGCCGTACTGGCTCATGCCCACGTTATGGCCGTTTCCGGTGCCGGTGATGGTGATGCCGCCCCGGGAGGCGGAGCCCCGCCCGCCGGAGCTGCCGCCGGTGAGGTCCGCCGTTCCGGAGGCGGAGATGGCGGCGTGGTCCTCCCCCTCTAGGCGGCTGACGGTGCCGCTGCCGGAGATGACGGACGCACCGTCCAGAGCCGACAGGGTGCCGGAGGCGCTGTTCACCGCGTAGCTGCTGCCGCCCCCGGTGCCGCCGGTGATGGTGAACCGCAGGCTGGGGACGTTCTTGCCCAGGGTGGTGCTGTAAAAGGCCATCCGGGCATCGTCCCCCGTGCGGACCAGGGTCTTTCCGCGGCTGTCCACAAAGGTCACGGAATACACGTTGCCCAGATCGGTGACTTCCGATACATAGGCGTCCACCACGTCCCCGATGTCGTAGCCGCTGTTCTGCAGCACCCAGGTCAGCTCCTCCCAGGTATAGGTGACCGTCCACCTGTAATCAGGAATGGAGATCTGCGCCTCGTAGGGGTCTTCCTTTCCCCGGAGATAGGGCACGTCGGTGCCCCAGACGTTCTCCGCGTCCTCGGTGGCGCCGCCGTCGGAGGAGTGGTAGTAGGCCTGGGCCAGCTCGCCGTCATAATAGAGGCACTCCCCCTCCGTCTCCTCCACCGCCCGGTCCGTGGCGGAGGTGGCCTCACCGATGCCGCTGTACGCTTGGCAGTCTGTGGAGCTGCACACGTCGAATCCGTAGGCGGACAGGTGCTTGGTGGTGAGGCAGGCAAAGGTCCGGGCGCACACGGCCTGGGCCTTCAAGGCCTCCAGCTCCCAGTTCCCCGGCATTTCAGAGGGCAGAACGCCCTTCACATAGTCCTCCAGGTCCACCACGTTCACCACCTGCAGCCCGCCGCCGCTGACGGTGTACTCGAACCCGCCCCGGTAGCGGTTCCCCCGGAACCAGGTGACGGGGTCCCGGCCCTGGGGCATCACGGCCAGGGTGTCCTCCCTGCTCTCATAGAGGACCCGGTCTGTGCCGGTGATGGTCACCTGGATGCCGTCCCGGCCTGCCGGCTCCATGGTGATGGCGGTCTCGTCCGTCTCACCCAGGGACACGAAGGTCCGGTCGTCCTCGAAGTACCCGAACTCGTAACCGCTGCCCTCATCGTTTTCCAGGTTGGCGGAGGACATGACGGAGGAGCCGTACCGCAGCCCCACCTTCACCGTATCATTGGTGACGGCGGAGGCGCTGACAGTACCCAGGGCGTAAAATGTCACAATCAGCGACAGCAGGAACAAGCCTTTTTTCATGGAACCTCCCCAAGCCATGCACCTTGACGGAATCGCAGAAGTATGCTAATATATGTACAAATGTCCGTGCTGGAAGTACAGGCTTTCTACATCAATATGGATCATTATAGTACATTCCGGCGCCATATTCAACCAAAATCGACGGAAGGCATCGCGTTTTTCCGCCGCAACATGGGAGCAGGAGGCACATACTATGAAACAGTACAAAGTCGGAATCATCGGCGGCACCGGCATGGTGGGCCAGCGCTTCATCACGCTGATGGAGCATCACCCCTGGTTTCAGCTGACGGCCATCGCCGCCAGCGCACGCAGCGCCGGCAAACCTTACGCCGAGGCGGTGGCGGGCCGCTGGGCCCTGGACGTCCCCATGCCGGAGGAGGCCAAAAATCTGGTGGTCCTGGACGCGGAGCAGGACGCGGAGCGGCTGGCCTCCATGGTGGATTTCTGCTTCTGCGCCGTGGACATGAAGAAAGAGGAGATCCGGGCCCTGGAGGAGAAATACGCGAGACTGGAGTGTCCCATCGTCTCCAACAACTCCGCCCACCGGTGGACCGACGATGTACCCATGGTAGTCCCGGAGATCAACGCGGACCATCTGGCGGTGATCGAGGCCCAGCGCAAGCGCCTGGGCACCCGCCGGGGCTTCATCGCCGTGAAGAGCAACTGTTCGCTCCAGAGCTACGTCCCGGCCCTGCACCCCCTGAAGAAGTACGGCCTGGACAAAATCCTGGTCTGCACCTATCAGGCCATCTCCGGCGCCGGCAAGACCTTCCAGCGCTGGCCGGAGATGGTGGATAACTGCATTCCCTACATCGGCGGCGAGGAGGAGAAGAGCGAGCAGGAGCCGTTGAAGCTGTGGGGCCGCGTGGAGGACGGGAAGATCGTCAGGGCCGACGGCCCCTCCATCACCGCCCAGTGCTTCCGGGTGGCCTGCCAGGACGGTCACATGGCCGCGGTGTTTATGAAATTCGCGGACGGCAAGGCCCCCTCCATAGAGCAGATCAAGGCCGACTGGGCCGCCTTCCGGGGCGTACCCCAGGAGCTGGAACTCCCCTCCGCCCCCAAGCAGTTCCTCCACTACTTTGAGGAGCCTGACCGGCCCCAGACCCGGCTGGACCGGAACCTGGAGCACGGCATGGCCGTGTCCGTGGGCCGCCTGCGGCCGGACACCCAGTACGACTACAAGTTCGTGTGCCTCTCCCACAACACCCTGCGGGGCGCTGCGGGCGGCGCGGTGCTCCTGGCGGAGCTGCTGTGCGCCAAGGGATACATGGACTGATTCCATCTCATACATCCACAAAAGAGACGGCTTGCCGGAGTTGGCAGGCCGCCTCTTTTATCCTCAGACCTGCATCAAATTTAGGAATTGGAAATTTGAAATGGAGGTGTTCCGCCGCAGGCGGAACGATTTTAAATTTCCAAGCTCCACCGGGCACCAAAATTTCTAATTCCCCATTTCCAGCTGAAAAGGAGCGTGTGTACATTGAAAAAGCCTCTCTTCACCGGGTCCGGTGTGGCCATTGTCACGCCCTTTACCAA
This DNA window, taken from Dysosmobacter welbionis, encodes the following:
- the asd gene encoding aspartate-semialdehyde dehydrogenase, producing the protein MKQYKVGIIGGTGMVGQRFITLMEHHPWFQLTAIAASARSAGKPYAEAVAGRWALDVPMPEEAKNLVVLDAEQDAERLASMVDFCFCAVDMKKEEIRALEEKYARLECPIVSNNSAHRWTDDVPMVVPEINADHLAVIEAQRKRLGTRRGFIAVKSNCSLQSYVPALHPLKKYGLDKILVCTYQAISGAGKTFQRWPEMVDNCIPYIGGEEEKSEQEPLKLWGRVEDGKIVRADGPSITAQCFRVACQDGHMAAVFMKFADGKAPSIEQIKADWAAFRGVPQELELPSAPKQFLHYFEEPDRPQTRLDRNLEHGMAVSVGRLRPDTQYDYKFVCLSHNTLRGAAGGAVLLAELLCAKGYMD
- a CDS encoding SpoIID/LytB domain-containing protein; protein product: MKKGLFLLSLIVTFYALGTVSASAVTNDTVKVGLRYGSSVMSSANLENDEGSGYEFGYFEDDRTFVSLGETDETAITMEPAGRDGIQVTITGTDRVLYESREDTLAVMPQGRDPVTWFRGNRYRGGFEYTVSGGGLQVVNVVDLEDYVKGVLPSEMPGNWELEALKAQAVCARTFACLTTKHLSAYGFDVCSSTDCQAYSGIGEATSATDRAVEETEGECLYYDGELAQAYYHSSDGGATEDAENVWGTDVPYLRGKEDPYEAQISIPDYRWTVTYTWEELTWVLQNSGYDIGDVVDAYVSEVTDLGNVYSVTFVDSRGKTLVRTGDDARMAFYSTTLGKNVPSLRFTITGGTGGGSSYAVNSASGTLSALDGASVISGSGTVSRLEGEDHAAISASGTADLTGGSSGGRGSASRGGITITGTGNGHNVGMSQYGARAMAEQGHDYIDILEFYFTGIRVR